The Quatrionicoccus australiensis nucleotide sequence TCGACGAACTCGACAAGATCGCCAGCCGTTCCGACGCACAGGGCGCCGACGTCTCGCGCCAGGGCGTGCAGCGCGACCTGCTGCCGCTGGTCGAGGGCACCACGGTGTCGACCAAGTACGGCATGATCAAGACCGATCACATCCTGTTCATCGCCTCCGGTGCCTTTCACCTGTCGAAGCCGTCCGACCTGATTCCGGAACTGCAGGGCCGTTTCCCGATCCGCGTCGAGCTGGATTCGCTGTCGGTGGCCGATTTCGAATGCATCCTGACCCAGACCGATGCCTGCCTGACGCGGCAGTACCAGGCGCTGCTCGAAACCGAGGGCGTGCAGTTGCAGTTCGCCGACGACGGCATCCGCCGCCTGGCCGAGATCGCCTTCCAGGTGAACGAGAAGACCGAGAACATCGGTGCGCGGCGTCTGCACACGGTCATGGAAAAGCTGCTCGAGGAAATCTCCTTCGAAGCCGGCAAGGCCGGGCCGCAAAGCATCGTCATCGATGCGGCGGCGGTTAACGAACGTCTCGGCGAACTCGCCGCCGACGAGGATCTGTCGCGTTACGTGCTGTAAGCGGCTGCGGCCGGGCTCAGGGTCATCCCTGATCGCCCGGCCGCGCCAACTGCGCCGATAATCGGCGCCTCATTTCCAAATTTTCAAGGTGCCCGCGTGGACGAACAAAGCCTGAGTTTTCGCCTGCTGGCCATCCTTTTCCCGATTTTCGCGATCGTTGCCGCCGGCTTTTTCTACGCGCGCAAGCACAAGCCGGAAATGGCCGTCGCCAACCGGCTGAACATGGATGTCTTCGTGCCGGCCCTGGTCTTTGCCGCGATGGCCGGCAAATCCTTCGATCTCGCCGCCTACGCGCCGCTCGCCCTCGGCGGCTTCCTGGTGCTGGCGACCTGCGGCCTGCTCGCCTGGCCAATTGCCAAACTGTTCGGCATCCAGCCCAAGACACTGGTGCCGCCGATGCTGTTCAACAATTCCGGCAACATCGGCCTGCCGCTCGCGGTGCTGGCCTGGGGCGAAAACGCGCTGCCGGCGGCGGTGATCCTGTTCATGGTCGAGAACACGCTGCATTTTTCCTTCGGTGCGCGCCTGCTTGATCCGACGACGCGCTTGCTCACCCT carries:
- a CDS encoding AEC family transporter, whose translation is MDEQSLSFRLLAILFPIFAIVAAGFFYARKHKPEMAVANRLNMDVFVPALVFAAMAGKSFDLAAYAPLALGGFLVLATCGLLAWPIAKLFGIQPKTLVPPMLFNNSGNIGLPLAVLAWGENALPAAVILFMVENTLHFSFGARLLDPTTRLLTLWRIPVVFAAIAGLTVALLKVPVWQPAVIAIKMLGDVSVPLLLFSLGVRMTDVTFGEWKLSLGSALLRPLAGMAVAYGVIALLGLHGRDAAMLLVFGALPPAVLNFLFAERYKQEPQRVASIVLVGNMAALIFLPLALALVL